From a single Brassica oleracea var. oleracea cultivar TO1000 chromosome C5, BOL, whole genome shotgun sequence genomic region:
- the LOC106344010 gene encoding beta-fructofuranosidase, insoluble isoenzyme CWINV1: MTKEVNSKIGVWLLFTLIISNYVVDLEASHHVYKRLTQSTNIKSPSVNQPYRTSFHFQPPKNWMNDPNGPMIYKGIYHLFYQWNPNGAVWGNIVWAHSTSTDLINWDPHPAAIFPSEPFDIKGCWSGSATILPDGKPVILYTGIDPKNQQVQNIAEPKNLSDPYLVEWTKSPLNPLMAPDAVNGINASSFRDPTTAWLGHDNKWRVIIGSKIHRRGLAITYTSKDLLKWEKSTEPLHYDDGSGMWECPDFFPVTRFGSKGVETSSFGEPNEVLKHVLKVSLDDTKHDYYTLGTYDRVGDKFVPDKGFKMDSSAPRYDYGKYYASKTFYDSAKNRRILWGWTNESSSVEDDVEKGWSGIQTIPRKIWLDRSGKQLIQWPVREVERLRTNQVNLRNKVLDSRSRLEVYGVTAAQADVEVLFKVRDLEKADVIQPSWTDPQLICSQMNVSVKSGLGPFGLMVLASKNLEEFTSVYFRIFKARRNSNNYVVVMCSDQSRSSLKEGNDKTTYGAFVDINPRQRLSLRALIDNSVVESFGGRGRACITSRVYPKLAIGKGSHLYAFNYGSQSVDVLSLSAWSMKSAQIS, translated from the exons ATGACCAAAGAAGTTAACTCCAAGATTGGAGTTTGGTTGTTATTCACCTTAATTATTAGTAACTATGTCGTCGATCTCGAAGCCTCACACCATGTCTACAAGAGACTTACCCAAAGCACTAACATCAAATCTCCTTCTGTAAACCAGCCCTACCGGACCAGCTTCCATTTTCAACCACCCAAAAACTGGATGAACG ATCCAAATG GCCCTATGATATACAAAGGAATATATCATCTTTTCTACCAATGGAACCCGAATGGCGCCGTGTGGGGTAACATAGTGTGGGCCCATTCCACGTCAACAGATTTAATCAACTGGGACCCACATCCTGCAGCCATCTTCCCATCTGAGCCGTTCGATATCAAGGGATGCTGGTCCGGTTCGGCTACAATTCTCCCGGACGGCAAACCGGTTATCCTCTATACCGGAATCGACCCCAAGAACCAACAGGTCCAAAACATAGCCGAGCCTAAGAATCTCTCCGACCCATATCTCGTTGAATGGACAAAGTCTCCTTTAAATCCTCTGATGGCTCCTGACGCCGTCAACGGCATCAACGCCAGCTCGTTCCGTGACCCAACCACCGCGTGGCTTGGCCACGACAATAAATGGAGAGTGATCATCGGAAGCAAGATCCACCGTCGTGGACTAGCGATTACCTACACGAGCAAAGACTTACTAAAATGGGAAAAATCTACCGAGCCGTTGCATTACGACGACGGAAGTGGAATGTGGGAGTGTCCAGATTTTTTCCCCGTGACTAGGTTTGGCTCCAAAGGCGTGGAAACGTCGTCTTTTGGTGAACCTAATGAGGTTTTAAAACACGTGTTGAAAGTTAGCTTGGACGACACGAAACATGATTATTACACGCTCGGTACGTACGATAGGGTTGGAGATAAGTTCGTACCCGACAAGGGTTTTAAGATGGACAGTTCGGCTCCTAGATACGATTACGGAAAGTACTATGCGTCGAAAACGTTTTATGACTCAGCCAAGAACCGGAGAATATTGTGGGGTTGGACTAACGAGTCATCATCGGTTGAGGATGATGTCGAGAAAGGCTGGTCCGGTATTCAG ACTATTCCGAGGAAAATTTGGCTTGACCGGTCCGGGAAACAATTGATTCAATGGCCGGTTAGAGAAGTAGAGAGATTACGTACGAATCAAGTCAACTTACGGAACAAAGTTCTAGATTCAAGATCTAGACTAGAAGTCTATGGTGTGACAGCTGCACAG GCGGATGTGGAGGTTTTGTTCAAAGTGAGAGATTTGGAGAAAGCGGATGTGATACAACCGAGTTGGACTGATCCACAGTTGATATGTAGTCAGATGAATGTATCGGTTAAGTCCGGTTTAGGTCCATTCGGTTTAATGGTTCTCGCATCTAAGAACTTGGAAGAGTTCACATCGGTTTACTTTAGAATCTTCAAAGCCCGTCGAAATAGCAATAATTACGTTGTGGTCATGTGCAGTGACCAAAGCAG ATCCTCACTGAAGGAAGGTAATGACAAAACAACTTATGGAGCTTTTGTGGATATTAATCCTCGCCAACGACTCTCCCTCAGAGCCTTG ATTGATAATTCAGTAGTGGAGAGTTTCGGTGGAAGGGGAAGAGCATGCATTACCTCCAGAGTGTATCCAAAACTGGCAATAGGAAAAGGTTCACATCTATATGCCTTTAATTATGGGTCTCAAAGTGTGGATGTCTTAAGCCTAAGCGCTTGGAGCATGAAGTCTGCCCAAATCAGTTGA